The nucleotide window CCTGTTAAACCTGCAAGGTCTGTCGTAGAAGTATCAAAATTACCACTTGATGCCGAAGTGGAGATAGAATGCATAGCTCAGAAAGGATAGGAAAGTTATACATTGTAGCTACTCCAATAGGAAATCTTGAAGATATCACCCTTAGGGCGATTAATACTTTAAAAGAAGTAGATATTATTGCCTGCGAAGACACAAGAAGAGCGCTAAAACTACTTAATCACTTTTCTATAAAGAATAAAAAACTTGTTTCTTACCACGAACATAACGAGAGAGAAGTAGCAGAAAAGCTAGTAAAAGATCTTCTAAAAGGTAAGGATATTGCTCTTGTAAGTGACGCTGGAACTCCGTGTATAAGCGATCCAGGATTTAGAGTTGTAAAACTTGCTAGAGAAAATGGTATAGAAGTTGTCCCAATTCCCGGTCCTTCTTCTATTACTGCTGCTTTATCTGCTTCTGGCTTTCCCACTGACCGTTTCCTATTCATAGGCTTTTTACCAAGAAAAGAGGGAAAACTAAAGGAAACCTTAGAGGAAGTAGTAAAACTCCCTTATACAGTCATCGCTTTTGAGTCTCCTCACCGTTTGGAAAGGACTTTAGAATTTT belongs to Desulfurobacteriaceae bacterium and includes:
- a CDS encoding Rid family hydrolase, producing the protein PVKPARSVVEVSKLPLDAEVEIECIAQKG
- the rsmI gene encoding 16S rRNA (cytidine(1402)-2'-O)-methyltransferase — its product is MHSSERIGKLYIVATPIGNLEDITLRAINTLKEVDIIACEDTRRALKLLNHFSIKNKKLVSYHEHNEREVAEKLVKDLLKGKDIALVSDAGTPCISDPGFRVVKLARENGIEVVPIPGPSSITAALSASGFPTDRFLFIGFLPRKEGKLKETLEEVVKLPYTVIAFESPHRLERTLEFLSQISKEKKIGVYREITKINEEFLEGTPREVLGKLKEEGKLKGEFVILFYPEKKEKNENAENFESILEKFLKEGKSLKEAVKETCKLTGLPKNLVYRKGLELFGNRRS